The following are from one region of the Ruficoccus sp. ZRK36 genome:
- a CDS encoding carbohydrate kinase yields the protein MEKIVCFGEVLWDCLPKGLFLGGAPFNGACHLRKLGCRPIVISAVGDDFLGEETLQRAQAQGLDTFAFGIKKGLRTGVAKVVLDDKGSASYVFPEPCAWDRIEISDSARAELSSASAILFGSLAARSESNAELIDSILSETHALRIFDVNLRPPHDDRKTVLALAQKADVLKVNEDELAVLAGKPFSPDDLEDAVKAVIDNTGVRKLCVTLGSKGAAFYDGRRLLTAESPPVEVRDTIGAGDAFTAAFIAGLVRGDSPQELLERACRLGAYVASCDGATPDYDSSILQG from the coding sequence ATGGAGAAAATCGTTTGCTTTGGCGAAGTTTTGTGGGATTGCCTGCCCAAGGGCCTTTTCCTCGGAGGCGCGCCGTTTAATGGCGCCTGCCATCTGCGCAAGCTCGGCTGCCGTCCGATCGTGATCAGTGCGGTCGGTGACGATTTCCTCGGCGAGGAGACACTCCAGCGCGCCCAGGCACAGGGGCTGGATACCTTCGCCTTTGGTATCAAAAAAGGCCTGCGCACCGGTGTGGCTAAAGTCGTCCTCGATGACAAGGGCTCCGCCAGCTACGTTTTCCCGGAGCCCTGCGCATGGGACCGGATCGAAATCAGCGACTCCGCCCGCGCCGAACTCTCCAGCGCCAGCGCCATTCTTTTCGGCTCGCTGGCCGCCCGTAGCGAAAGCAATGCCGAGCTGATCGACAGCATCCTCAGCGAGACCCACGCCCTGCGCATTTTCGACGTAAACCTGCGCCCACCGCATGACGACCGCAAGACCGTCCTCGCCCTCGCGCAAAAGGCGGATGTCCTCAAGGTCAACGAGGACGAGCTGGCTGTGCTCGCCGGAAAACCCTTCTCCCCCGATGATCTGGAGGACGCCGTCAAGGCGGTGATCGACAATACCGGCGTGCGCAAGCTATGCGTCACCCTCGGCTCAAAGGGCGCGGCGTTTTATGATGGCCGCCGCCTGCTCACGGCCGAGTCACCGCCGGTCGAAGTCCGCGACACCATCGGTGCCGGAGACGCCTTTACTGCGGCCTTCATCGCCGGTCTCGTGCGTGGCGATTCCCCGCAGGAGCTGCTTGAGCGCGCCTGCCGACTGGGGGCCTATGTCGCCAGCTGCGACGGCGCCACCCCGGACTACGACTCCTCGATCCTCCAGGGCTAA